The Trueperaceae bacterium sequence TACGTAAGTTCACTTCCCGGCATTACCTTTCGGTCATTACCCATCTGTACAACTCTTCCATCCGGGGTTACAGCTTCTGTAGTTCTCATAGTTGGTAACTCTTCAGCGCAACCACCGTTGTCGGCAAGGAACATAATTAGGGTGTTCTCCAACTGTCCAGTTACCTCTAGCCCCTCGATAATTCTGCCGATACCGCGGTCCATGCATTCGATCTGAGCCGCATAGACCTCCATTCTTCTGACCTGCCAGGCTTTATCCTCAGCATCTCCCCAAGAAGTCTGACTTTGATCGCGCGGAGAGAGTTGCCAATCGGATTGAATAATTCCTTCGCTAACAAGTCGTTCCATGCGCTCTTCCCGGAGCTTGTCCCAACCCCGATCAAAGCGACCTCGGTAGTTTTCAATGTCTTCTGGATGAGCATGCAAAGGCCAGTGGGGCGCCGTATAAGCAACGTACTGAAAGAACGGTTTTCCGGAGTAATCTAAGGCGTGTTGCTCTACTTGGATAACAGCTTCCTCACTGATGGCATCAGTGAGGAAGTACTCGCCAGGTGGCGTATCGATACGTTTATTGTTTCGCGTTAGCGTTTTGGGGTGGAAATAACTTGAAGCTCCCGTAAGAATACCGTAGTAAGAGTCGAAGCCTCGCTGACAAGGCCAGTTGTGATTGGGTCCGTCTGGAGAAATGTGACGGGTCACGTGCCACTTTCCTGACATGTATGTCCGGTACCCCCCGGCACCCAAGGCCTCAGCGATCGTTACTGTGTTTGGATTTAAGTCTCCTAAATAACCATCTATGCCATCGTCATCAGTCATGTGTCCAACATCAGCCTGATGAGGATGGAGTCCCGTCAGGAGAGACGCCCGTGA is a genomic window containing:
- a CDS encoding arylsulfatase, with the translated sequence MGPYSDKDTSPSLGDGSRPNIIVILNDDMGFSDLGCYGGEINTPNLDRLASGGLRFSQFYNTARCCPSRASLLTGLHPHQADVGHMTDDDGIDGYLGDLNPNTVTIAEALGAGGYRTYMSGKWHVTRHISPDGPNHNWPCQRGFDSYYGILTGASSYFHPKTLTRNNKRIDTPPGEYFLTDAISEEAVIQVEQHALDYSGKPFFQYVAYTAPHWPLHAHPEDIENYRGRFDRGWDKLREERMERLVSEGIIQSDWQLSPRDQSQTSWGDAEDKAWQVRRMEVYAAQIECMDRGIGRIIEGLEVTGQLENTLIMFLADNGGCAEELPTMRTTEAVTPDGRVVQMGNDRKVMPGSELTYQTYGVPWANVSNTPFREYKHWVHEGGIATPFIAHWPQGISDSGSLRHEPAQLPDIMATCLDIAKVNYPETFRGQVIQPHEGYSLASVFTGGEFEREVLTWEHEGNRAVRKGRWKLVTKYPGGWELYDIERDRTELKDLSSEHPEVVKELSGLYQHWADRCGVKPWDEILELRKEQGRA